ACGGATCCTGGCCCACGATGGTGATGTCGGTGCCGTGGAGCGTGGTGACCACCCGGATGTCGGGGCGCGCCGGGTGGAGCATCTCCTTGGCGATCCACGCGCTGGTGGCGTGCGGGATGGCGTAGTGGCAGTGCAGCAGGTCGAGCCGGTGCGCGAGCACGACCTCGTGCATGCGCACGGCGAGCGCGAGGTCGTAGGGCGGATACTCGAACAGAGGGTAGCGGCCCACGTCCACTTCGTGGAAGTACACTCGCGGCAGGAACGCCGGCAGGCGGAAGGGCTGGCGGTACGAGATGAAGTGCACCTCGTGTCCCCGATGGGCAAGCGCGATGCCGAGTTCGGTGGCGACAGCGCCCGAGCCGCCATAGGTGGGATAACAGGTGATGCCGATCTTCACCGCCTCATGCCTCCTCGTCGCCTTGCCACCACCGTTCGATGACCGCCTGCCAGTCCGGCCGTGCGGGATCGAGGGTCGTCACCGGAGCGCCGCGCAATTGATGCCGGAACCAGGTGCGCTGCCGCTTGGCATATTGCCGCGTCTCCACGACCACCCGCGCCCGTCCTTCGGCGGGCGACAGTTGGCCTTCCGCCACGGCACGAATCACGTTGTACCCCGCCGCGTTCCACGCCGGCGCGCCCCGAGGCACGCTGGCCGCGAGCCGGCGCGCCTCGTCCAGCCATCCCGCGTGCAGCATGGCGTCCACCCGCGTCTCGATCCGCGCCGCGAGCACGGCGCCCGGATCCACGAGAAGATAACGCGCGCTCCACCGCGGCGGGCGCGCCGCCTCGCGATGCAGCGTGCTCACGCGGCGGCCGGTGAGGAGGGCCACCTCGATGGCGCGCAGGAGCTGCGTGCGGCCGAGGTGCGCGCGCGCCGGGTCGAGCACGGCGCCCCAGCGGCGCAGGGCATCGATCGGCATCGGCGCCAGCACGCCGGCAAGGGCGCGGCGGCGTTCGGCGTCCAGCGGCGGCTCGTGGAACAGCGGGCCGAACAGCGCCCGCAGATAGAATCCGGTGCCGCCCACGATGAGCGGCTCGCGCCCCGTCCGCGCCACATCGGCGAACCAGCCTTCGGCGTCGGCGGCCCAGGCGGCGGCGGAGTAGCGCGCCGTGGGATCGAGGATGTCGATGCCGTAGTGCGGCACGCGCCGACGTTCGTCGGGCGACGGCGTGGCCGTGCCGATATCGAAGCCGCGGTAGATCTGGCGCGCGTCGGCGCTGATGATCGACGCCCCGAACCGTTCCGCGAGCCAGAGCGCGATCGCCGACTTGCCCGCCGCCGTGGGGCCGCAGATGACGCGGCGCCTATTTTCTTCCAAACCGCCGCTCGAGTTCGTCCCA
This window of the Gemmatimonadaceae bacterium genome carries:
- the miaA gene encoding tRNA (adenosine(37)-N6)-dimethylallyltransferase MiaA; this translates as MEENRRRVICGPTAAGKSAIALWLAERFGASIISADARQIYRGFDIGTATPSPDERRRVPHYGIDILDPTARYSAAAWAADAEGWFADVARTGREPLIVGGTGFYLRALFGPLFHEPPLDAERRRALAGVLAPMPIDALRRWGAVLDPARAHLGRTQLLRAIEVALLTGRRVSTLHREAARPPRWSARYLLVDPGAVLAARIETRVDAMLHAGWLDEARRLAASVPRGAPAWNAAGYNVIRAVAEGQLSPAEGRARVVVETRQYAKRQRTWFRHQLRGAPVTTLDPARPDWQAVIERWWQGDEEA